The genomic segment TAAAGTGACGGCagcttcagaatgggagaaatatttgggAATCAGGTATCTGataagtctttttgttttttttcctcaaaaactgTTTATTATACAGGTGAATTTTGATAGTCATGATGGGCTTATCGGTAGGATTTCTGGTAGCGAGCACGGGCACCAGGGCCTCCAAAGTTTTTGGACTCGCAGCAACGGGGATCAGCTACCAGCAGGGTCCGGTCATACTGGATGAGGATGTCTTTGATCTCCTTCTTGGAAGCCTCATCCACATATTTCTGGTAATAGGCCACCAGGGCTTTGGAGATGGACTGACGGATAGCATAAATCTGGGCCACGTGACCA from the Macaca thibetana thibetana isolate TM-01 chromosome 11, ASM2454274v1, whole genome shotgun sequence genome contains:
- the LOC126930202 gene encoding 40S ribosomal protein S16-like; this translates as MIEPRTLQYKLLEPVLLLGKERFAGVDIRVRVKGGGHVAQIYAIRQSISKALVAYYQKYVDEASKKEIKDILIQYDRTLLVADPRCCESKNFGGPGARARYQKSYR